One genomic region from Sphingomonas paeninsulae encodes:
- the lexA gene encoding transcriptional repressor LexA, with translation MLTRKQHELICFINDRLAETGVSPSFEEMKDALDLKSKSGVHRLISALEERQFIRRLPNRARALEVMRMPERGEQKLRVPLPSTSPIILPAAANDVIELPMHGRIAAGMPIEALEGQSTLPVPAALLGPGEHFALEVSGDSMVEAGILDGDYALIRKTETARDGEIVVALIDDSEATLKYYHHDGPRIRLDPANALYEAQIYAANQVRVQGRLAGLLRRY, from the coding sequence GTGCTCACTCGTAAACAGCATGAGCTGATTTGCTTCATCAACGATCGGCTTGCCGAAACCGGAGTGTCACCGTCGTTCGAGGAAATGAAGGACGCGCTCGACCTTAAATCGAAATCGGGCGTTCACCGCCTGATAAGTGCTCTTGAAGAACGTCAATTTATCCGCCGCCTCCCCAATCGCGCCCGCGCTCTCGAAGTCATGCGTATGCCCGAACGCGGCGAACAGAAACTCCGCGTGCCGTTACCATCGACCAGCCCGATCATCCTGCCAGCAGCAGCGAACGACGTAATCGAACTGCCAATGCATGGTCGCATCGCTGCCGGTATGCCGATCGAAGCGCTGGAGGGGCAATCGACGCTTCCAGTTCCTGCTGCCCTGCTCGGCCCCGGCGAACATTTCGCTTTGGAAGTCTCCGGTGATTCGATGGTTGAGGCAGGCATACTCGACGGCGATTACGCTCTCATTCGAAAGACAGAGACGGCCCGCGATGGCGAAATCGTCGTGGCCCTGATCGACGATAGCGAAGCCACCCTGAAATATTATCACCACGACGGACCACGCATCCGCCTCGACCCTGCTAATGCGCTGTACGAAGCTCAGATCTACGCCGCCAATCAGGTCCGCGTGCAAGGCCGGCTCGCCGGTTTGCTGCGTCGGTATTAA
- a CDS encoding molybdopterin molybdotransferase MoeA: MIDVEEAQARILALHAPVSMEGVPLLEAVGRWTAAAVVAKRTQPAHDLSAMDGYAIRYEDAAGPWRVVGESAAGIPFAGQVGPGETIRIFTGAALPEGSDTIVIQENIVRDGDLITLTNDGPETLGEHVRKSGSDFTTGATLIEPGQLLTPARIALAVMGGHGTIAARRRLRVAIISTGSELVPPGTDTGTDRLPSSNAPMLAALMRNLPVDVVDLGIIEDDLTALTAAFNASKTCDIVVSTGGASVGDHDLVRPALNAAGATLDFWKVAMRPGKPLMAGRLGDTVVLGLPGNPVSALVTAILFLRPLIAHLSGASTPLPPRIGVRMGEPLPAVGPRTDFVRTHWEGGALVPTFPGDSGMLLPLSGADALVIRAAGSPALESGALVEAILLA; the protein is encoded by the coding sequence ATGATCGACGTCGAAGAAGCCCAGGCGCGTATCCTCGCGCTCCACGCCCCTGTCTCGATGGAAGGAGTGCCTCTGCTCGAAGCCGTCGGTCGCTGGACCGCGGCCGCCGTCGTAGCAAAACGTACCCAGCCCGCCCACGACCTTTCGGCAATGGATGGCTACGCAATCCGGTACGAAGACGCTGCTGGCCCGTGGCGCGTTGTCGGTGAATCCGCAGCCGGAATACCCTTCGCAGGACAAGTCGGCCCCGGCGAAACCATACGCATCTTCACCGGCGCTGCACTTCCCGAAGGCAGCGACACGATTGTCATACAAGAAAATATCGTCCGCGATGGCGACCTGATTACGCTGACCAACGATGGCCCGGAAACCCTTGGCGAACACGTCCGAAAATCAGGCTCAGACTTCACCACGGGCGCGACCCTGATCGAACCCGGTCAACTCCTCACCCCCGCCCGCATCGCCCTCGCGGTCATGGGTGGTCACGGCACCATCGCGGCCCGCCGCCGCCTACGCGTGGCAATCATCTCGACCGGCAGCGAACTCGTGCCCCCCGGAACGGACACCGGAACCGATCGCCTGCCATCCTCCAACGCACCGATGCTCGCCGCTCTGATGCGTAATCTGCCCGTCGATGTCGTTGATCTCGGCATTATCGAAGACGATCTGACCGCCCTCACCGCTGCCTTCAACGCCTCCAAAACCTGCGACATCGTGGTCAGCACTGGCGGCGCATCGGTCGGCGATCATGATCTTGTCCGTCCCGCCCTGAATGCGGCGGGGGCAACGCTCGACTTCTGGAAAGTCGCCATGCGCCCCGGCAAACCTCTGATGGCAGGTCGCCTCGGCGATACCGTCGTTCTCGGCCTGCCCGGCAACCCGGTGTCCGCGCTCGTCACCGCTATCCTGTTCCTGCGCCCGTTGATCGCACACCTGTCCGGCGCGTCCACGCCGCTGCCACCGCGCATCGGCGTCCGTATGGGCGAACCGCTCCCCGCAGTCGGTCCTCGCACCGATTTCGTGCGGACACATTGGGAGGGTGGCGCGCTCGTTCCAACCTTCCCCGGCGACAGCGGAATGTTGCTGCCATTATCCGGTGCCGACGCCCTCGTTATCCGCGCCGCTGGCTCCCCTGCACTCGAATCCGGAGCGCTGGTCGAGGCCATCCTGCTCGCTTGA
- the moaC gene encoding cyclic pyranopterin monophosphate synthase MoaC, whose translation MTILTHIDETGAARMVDISGKPNTARKAAAEGRISISSDALTAIKDGITKKGDVIAVARIAGIMAAKRTSDLIPLCHPLALSSVTVDFAFEPTGIRATANVTTTGPTGVEMEALTAVSVALLTLYDMAKAMDRAMRIGDIRLLEKSGGRSGDYQA comes from the coding sequence ATGACCATTCTTACCCATATCGACGAGACAGGGGCGGCCCGCATGGTCGACATCTCAGGCAAACCGAATACCGCGCGTAAAGCCGCCGCCGAAGGCCGCATCTCCATATCGTCTGATGCCCTGACCGCGATCAAGGACGGCATCACCAAAAAGGGTGACGTGATCGCCGTCGCGCGCATAGCCGGCATCATGGCGGCCAAACGCACCAGCGACCTCATCCCGCTTTGCCACCCGCTCGCTTTGTCCTCCGTAACCGTCGATTTCGCGTTCGAACCAACCGGAATTCGCGCCACCGCAAACGTCACCACCACAGGCCCTACAGGCGTCGAAATGGAGGCCCTGACCGCCGTTTCGGTCGCGCTCCTGACCCTTTACGACATGGCAAAGGCCATGGATCGCGCCATGCGAATCGGCGACATCCGCCTGCTGGAAAAATCGGGCGGCCGATCCGGGGATTATCAGGCATGA